From the Caballeronia sp. NK8 genome, one window contains:
- the hisD gene encoding histidinol dehydrogenase yields MSIKIRKLDSSADGFQKALRAVLAFEASEDEAIERSVAQILADVKARGDQAVLEYTNKFDRLKAESVAALELPLSEMEAALEGLEPKRRAALEAAAARVRGYHEKQRIECGSHSWQYTEADGTVLGQRVTPLERAGIYVPGGKAAYPSSVLMNAIPARVAGVKEIVMVVPTPDGVKNPLVLAAALLGGVDRVFTIGGAQAIGALAYGTQSVPAVDKICGPGNAYVASAKRRVFGTVGIDMIAGPSEILVICDATTDPRWVAMDLFSQAEHDELAQSILLCPDDNFIQRVEDAIVELLPSMPRRDVIQRSLEDRGALIKVKDMSEACAIANDIAPEHLEISALDPHQWAAQIHNAGAMFLGRYTSESLGDYCAGPNHVLPTSRTARFSSPLGVYDFMKRSSVIEVSADGAQTLGEIAAELAYGEGLQAHAKSAEYRMKNIG; encoded by the coding sequence ATGTCTATCAAGATTCGCAAACTCGATTCCAGCGCCGATGGTTTTCAGAAGGCGCTGCGTGCGGTGCTCGCGTTCGAAGCGAGCGAGGACGAAGCGATCGAGCGCTCGGTCGCGCAGATTCTCGCGGATGTGAAGGCGCGCGGCGATCAGGCCGTGCTCGAGTACACCAACAAGTTCGATCGCCTGAAGGCGGAAAGCGTCGCGGCGCTCGAATTGCCGCTGTCCGAAATGGAAGCCGCGCTCGAAGGGCTCGAACCGAAGCGGCGCGCGGCGCTCGAAGCGGCGGCGGCGCGCGTGCGCGGCTATCACGAGAAGCAGCGCATCGAATGCGGCAGTCATAGCTGGCAATACACCGAAGCCGACGGCACCGTGCTCGGCCAGAGAGTCACCCCGCTCGAACGCGCGGGCATCTATGTACCGGGCGGCAAGGCGGCGTATCCGTCGTCGGTGCTGATGAACGCGATTCCGGCGCGCGTCGCGGGCGTGAAGGAAATCGTGATGGTCGTGCCGACGCCCGACGGCGTGAAAAATCCGCTCGTGCTCGCGGCGGCGCTGCTCGGCGGCGTGGACCGCGTGTTCACGATCGGCGGCGCGCAGGCGATCGGCGCGCTCGCGTACGGCACCCAAAGCGTGCCCGCGGTCGACAAGATCTGCGGTCCGGGCAATGCGTATGTCGCGTCGGCGAAGCGTCGCGTGTTCGGGACGGTGGGCATCGACATGATCGCGGGGCCGTCCGAAATTCTCGTCATTTGCGATGCGACCACCGATCCGCGCTGGGTCGCGATGGACCTTTTCTCGCAAGCCGAGCACGACGAGCTCGCGCAATCCATTCTGCTGTGCCCGGACGACAACTTCATCCAGCGCGTCGAGGATGCGATCGTCGAACTGCTTCCTTCGATGCCGCGCCGCGACGTCATCCAGCGTTCGCTCGAAGACCGCGGCGCGCTCATCAAGGTGAAGGACATGAGCGAAGCGTGCGCCATCGCGAACGACATCGCGCCGGAGCATCTGGAGATTTCCGCGCTCGATCCGCATCAGTGGGCCGCGCAAATCCACAACGCAGGCGCGATGTTCCTCGGCCGCTACACGAGCGAAAGCCTCGGCGACTACTGCGCCGGTCCGAATCACGTGCTGCCGACCTCGCGCACCGCGCGCTTTTCGTCGCCGCTCGGCGTGTACGATTTCATGAAGCGTTCGAGCGTGATCGAAGTGAGCGCGGACGGCGCGCAGACGCTCGGCGAAATCGCGGCGGAGCTGGCGTACGGCGAAGGCTTGCAGGCGCATGCGAAGAGCGCCGAATATCGAATGAAAAACATCGGCTGA
- the hisG gene encoding ATP phosphoribosyltransferase, translating into MSSLPQTSSSVEPSAPLTLALSKGRIFEETLPLLAAAGVQVAEDPESSRKLILPTTNPNLRVIIVRATDVPTYVEYGAADFGVAGKDVLIEHGGGGLYQPVDLDIARCRMSVAVKAGFDYANAVRQGARLRVATKYTETARQHFASKGVHVDLIKLYGSMELAPLVGLADAIVDLVSSGGTLRANNLVEVEEIMQISSRLVVNQAALKLKRAALKPYLDAFERATAATGN; encoded by the coding sequence ATGAGCTCGCTCCCGCAGACGTCGTCGTCGGTCGAGCCGAGCGCGCCCCTCACGCTCGCTCTGTCGAAAGGGCGTATCTTCGAGGAAACGCTGCCGCTGCTCGCCGCCGCCGGCGTGCAGGTGGCGGAAGACCCGGAAAGCTCGCGCAAGCTGATTCTGCCGACCACGAACCCGAACCTGCGCGTGATCATCGTGCGCGCGACCGATGTTCCGACCTACGTCGAATACGGCGCGGCGGATTTCGGCGTCGCGGGCAAGGACGTGCTGATCGAGCATGGCGGCGGCGGTCTGTATCAGCCGGTCGATCTGGACATCGCGCGTTGCCGCATGTCGGTGGCCGTGAAAGCCGGCTTCGATTACGCGAACGCGGTGCGCCAGGGCGCGCGTCTGCGCGTCGCGACAAAGTACACCGAGACCGCGCGTCAGCATTTCGCGTCGAAGGGCGTGCACGTCGATCTGATCAAGCTGTACGGTTCGATGGAGCTCGCGCCGCTCGTCGGGCTCGCGGATGCGATCGTCGATCTGGTCAGCTCGGGCGGCACGTTGCGGGCGAACAACCTCGTCGAGGTCGAAGAGATCATGCAGATTTCGTCGCGCCTCGTCGTGAATCAGGCGGCGCTCAAGTTGAAGCGCGCGGCGCTCAAGCCCTACCTCGATGCTTTCGAGCGCGCCACGGCGGCAACCGGAAATTAG
- the murA gene encoding UDP-N-acetylglucosamine 1-carboxyvinyltransferase — MDKLVITGGAKLSGEITVSGAKNAALPILCSTLLTADDMHLSNVPNLQDVRTMLKLLRQMGVQSEVASDGRVSLNASKVDQLIAPYEMVKTMRASILVLGPLVARFGEAKVSLPGGCAIGARPVDQHIKGLQAMGAEINIEHGFIEARAKRLKGARIITDMITVTGTENLLMAAVLAEGETVIENAAREPEVSDLAHLLVKMGAKIDGIGTDRLVIQGVDKLHGAKHDVVPDRIEAGTFLCAVAAAGGDVTLRRVSSHLLDAVTAKLREAGVSIEEGDDWMRVRMAKRASAVSIRTSEYPAFPTDMQAQFMALNTIANGTSQVVETIFENRFMHVQELNRLGASITIDGNTALVSGVEKLSGAKVMATDLRASASLVIAAMCADGETLIDRIYHLDRGYDRMESKLTAVGANVRRIKGSGSEQ, encoded by the coding sequence ATGGACAAACTGGTCATCACGGGGGGCGCGAAGCTCTCCGGCGAAATCACCGTATCGGGCGCGAAGAACGCGGCTCTGCCGATTCTGTGCTCGACCCTTCTCACCGCCGACGACATGCATCTGTCGAACGTGCCGAATCTGCAGGACGTTCGCACGATGTTGAAGCTGCTGCGCCAGATGGGCGTGCAGTCGGAAGTCGCGAGCGACGGTCGCGTGAGCCTCAATGCATCGAAAGTCGACCAGCTCATCGCGCCGTATGAAATGGTGAAGACGATGCGCGCGTCGATTCTCGTGCTCGGGCCGCTCGTGGCGCGATTCGGCGAGGCGAAGGTGTCGCTGCCCGGCGGCTGCGCGATCGGCGCGCGTCCGGTCGATCAGCACATCAAGGGCCTGCAGGCGATGGGCGCCGAGATCAACATCGAGCACGGTTTCATCGAAGCGCGCGCGAAGCGTCTGAAGGGCGCGCGCATCATCACCGACATGATCACCGTCACCGGCACCGAGAACCTGCTGATGGCGGCGGTGCTGGCCGAAGGCGAGACCGTGATCGAGAACGCCGCGCGCGAACCGGAAGTGAGCGATCTCGCGCACCTGCTCGTGAAGATGGGCGCGAAGATCGACGGCATCGGCACGGACCGGCTCGTGATTCAGGGCGTCGACAAGCTGCATGGCGCGAAGCACGACGTCGTGCCGGACCGCATCGAAGCGGGCACGTTCCTGTGCGCGGTCGCGGCCGCCGGCGGCGATGTCACGCTGCGGCGCGTGAGCTCGCATCTGCTCGACGCCGTCACGGCCAAACTGCGCGAAGCCGGCGTGTCCATCGAGGAAGGCGACGACTGGATGCGCGTGCGTATGGCGAAGCGCGCCAGCGCGGTGAGCATCCGCACGTCCGAATATCCGGCGTTCCCGACCGACATGCAGGCGCAATTCATGGCGCTCAATACGATCGCGAATGGCACGTCGCAGGTCGTCGAGACGATCTTCGAGAACCGCTTCATGCACGTGCAGGAGCTGAACCGTCTCGGCGCGAGCATCACCATCGACGGCAATACGGCGCTCGTGTCCGGCGTCGAGAAGCTGTCTGGCGCGAAGGTCATGGCGACCGATCTGCGCGCGTCGGCGAGCCTCGTGATCGCGGCGATGTGCGCGGACGGCGAGACGCTGATCGACCGCATCTATCATCTGGATCGCGGCTACGACCGCATGGAATCGAAGCTGACGGCCGTCGGCGCGAACGTGCGCCGCATCAAGGGCAGCGGGAGCGAGCAATGA
- a CDS encoding BolA family protein, which translates to MLPTPEQVKDYIAGGLSCQHLEVEGDGQHFFATIVSDAFVGKRLIARHQLVYAALGERMREEIHALSMKTLTPDEWKTA; encoded by the coding sequence ATGTTGCCGACTCCGGAGCAGGTGAAGGACTACATCGCTGGCGGCTTGTCCTGCCAGCATCTCGAAGTGGAAGGCGACGGCCAGCACTTTTTCGCGACCATCGTGAGCGATGCGTTCGTCGGCAAGCGGCTGATCGCGCGTCATCAACTGGTTTATGCGGCGCTCGGCGAGCGCATGCGCGAGGAGATTCATGCGCTCAGCATGAAGACCCTCACCCCCGACGAGTGGAAAACGGCCTGA
- a CDS encoding ABC transporter permease produces MSGFQTLFYKELLRFWKVSFQTVLAPVVTALLYLTIFGHALSGHVQVYPGVGYTSFLVPGLVMMSVLQNAFANSSSSLIQSKITGNLVFVLLPPIAHWEMFFAYVLASVVRGLCVGLGVFIVTIWFIPMSFSAPFYIIAFAILGSGILGTLGLIAGIWADKFDQLAAFQNFLIMPLTFLSGVFYSTHTLPPLWRAVSHLNPFFYMIDGFRYGFFGLSDVDPLVSLGIVGGFLAVLALIAVRLLASGYKLRH; encoded by the coding sequence ATGAGCGGTTTCCAGACGTTGTTCTACAAGGAGCTGCTGCGCTTCTGGAAGGTTTCGTTTCAGACCGTGCTCGCGCCGGTCGTCACGGCGCTGCTGTATCTGACCATCTTCGGTCACGCGCTGTCGGGGCATGTGCAGGTGTATCCGGGCGTCGGCTACACGAGCTTTCTCGTGCCCGGCCTCGTGATGATGAGCGTGCTGCAGAACGCGTTCGCGAACAGTTCGTCGTCGCTGATCCAGTCGAAGATCACCGGCAACCTCGTGTTCGTGCTGCTGCCGCCGATCGCGCATTGGGAAATGTTCTTTGCGTATGTGCTGGCGTCGGTCGTGCGCGGGCTGTGCGTGGGCCTCGGCGTGTTCATCGTGACGATATGGTTCATCCCGATGTCTTTTTCGGCGCCGTTCTACATCATTGCGTTCGCGATCCTCGGTTCGGGCATTCTCGGCACGCTGGGTCTGATCGCGGGCATCTGGGCCGACAAGTTCGATCAACTCGCCGCGTTCCAGAACTTCCTGATCATGCCGCTCACGTTTCTTTCCGGCGTGTTCTACTCGACTCATACGCTGCCGCCGCTGTGGCGCGCGGTGTCGCATCTGAATCCGTTCTTCTACATGATCGACGGCTTCCGTTACGGCTTCTTCGGCCTGTCCGACGTCGATCCGCTGGTGAGCCTCGGCATCGTCGGCGGATTTCTCGCCGTGCTGGCGCTGATCGCCGTGCGATTGCTCGCGAGCGGCTACAAGCTGCGTCACTAA
- a CDS encoding ABC transporter ATP-binding protein, with translation MSAIEIRNVRKRYKDLQALKGVSLTVEEGEFFGLLGPNGAGKTTLISILAGLARADSGTITVRGHDVVSDFRAARRALGVVPQELVFDPFFTVRESLRIQSGYFGLRNNDDWIDEVMANLDLTEKADVNTRALSGGMKRRVLVAQALVHRPPVIVLDEPTAGVDVELRQTLWKFISRLNREGHTIVLTTHYLEEAESLCHRLAMLRRGEVVALERTSTLLQRFSGMQLYLRLSNGALPAELRALEVDPHAVSGTQHLLRLASYDEVEPILAKCRTAGCTFDEIEVRKADLEDVFVQVMNEPEVVEGLS, from the coding sequence ATGTCAGCCATAGAAATCCGAAACGTCAGGAAGCGCTACAAGGATCTCCAGGCGCTCAAAGGCGTGAGCCTCACGGTGGAAGAGGGCGAGTTCTTCGGCTTGCTCGGTCCCAACGGCGCGGGCAAGACCACGTTGATCAGCATTCTGGCCGGTCTGGCCCGCGCCGATAGCGGCACCATCACCGTGCGCGGCCACGATGTCGTCAGCGACTTCCGGGCGGCGCGGCGGGCGCTCGGCGTCGTGCCGCAGGAACTGGTGTTCGATCCGTTCTTCACCGTGCGCGAGTCGCTCCGGATTCAATCCGGCTACTTCGGCTTGCGCAACAACGACGACTGGATCGATGAGGTCATGGCCAATCTCGATCTCACCGAGAAGGCCGACGTCAACACGCGCGCGCTGTCGGGCGGGATGAAGCGCCGCGTGCTCGTAGCTCAGGCGCTCGTGCATCGTCCGCCGGTGATCGTGCTCGACGAGCCCACGGCCGGCGTCGATGTCGAATTGCGCCAGACGCTGTGGAAGTTCATCTCGCGCCTGAATCGCGAAGGCCACACGATCGTGCTCACGACGCACTATCTCGAAGAAGCCGAATCGCTGTGCCACCGGCTGGCGATGCTTCGTCGCGGTGAAGTGGTTGCGCTGGAGCGCACCAGCACGCTGTTGCAGCGCTTTTCGGGCATGCAGTTGTATCTGCGTCTGTCGAACGGTGCGTTGCCTGCCGAGTTGCGCGCACTCGAAGTCGATCCGCACGCGGTGTCGGGCACGCAGCATCTGCTGCGTCTCGCGAGCTACGACGAAGTCGAGCCGATTCTCGCGAAATGCCGCACGGCGGGCTGCACGTTCGATGAAATCGAAGTGCGCAAGGCCGATCTGGAAGACGTGTTCGTGCAGGTGATGAACGAGCCGGAAGTGGTCGAGGGACTTTCATGA
- a CDS encoding lipid asymmetry maintenance protein MlaB, which yields MSTPATGGRFQTAATLTHESAKAALDSGLSRIAAGATEVDCAPLTQFDSSALAVLLAWQRAASARGAALGVVNLPSGLVSLARAYGVDTLLSFRH from the coding sequence GTGAGCACGCCAGCCACGGGCGGCCGTTTCCAGACGGCCGCAACGCTGACCCACGAGAGCGCGAAGGCCGCGCTCGATTCGGGTCTGTCGCGCATCGCAGCTGGCGCGACCGAAGTCGATTGCGCACCGCTCACGCAGTTCGATTCCTCCGCGCTCGCCGTGCTGCTCGCATGGCAACGCGCAGCGTCCGCGCGCGGCGCCGCACTGGGCGTCGTCAACCTTCCTTCCGGGCTCGTGAGTCTTGCGCGCGCCTACGGCGTCGATACGCTCCTCTCGTTCCGACATTGA
- a CDS encoding phospholipid-binding protein MlaC, whose amino-acid sequence MKKLLLLPLFAMFMAVCGAASAQSVDSSAPDVLIKTVTQQVLDEIKSDPKIQSGDINKITELVNQKILPYTDFTRTTRLVMGRNWNSATPEQQKQIVEQFKMLLIRTYSGALAQVRNQTVQYKPFRANPDDTDVVVRSVVMNNGSPVELDYRLYKTAQGWRVYDINVLGAWLIQAYQQQFNEQISQNGVGGLLQFLTQRNQQLAGGKAS is encoded by the coding sequence ATGAAAAAACTTTTGCTTCTCCCCCTCTTCGCGATGTTCATGGCGGTCTGCGGCGCGGCGTCGGCGCAAAGCGTCGACTCGAGCGCGCCCGACGTGCTGATCAAGACGGTGACGCAGCAAGTCCTCGACGAAATCAAGTCGGACCCGAAGATTCAATCGGGCGATATCAACAAGATCACCGAACTCGTCAACCAGAAGATCCTGCCGTACACGGATTTCACGCGCACGACGCGCCTGGTGATGGGCCGCAACTGGAATTCGGCGACGCCGGAGCAGCAGAAGCAGATCGTCGAGCAGTTCAAGATGCTGCTGATCCGCACGTACTCGGGCGCGCTCGCGCAAGTGCGCAACCAGACGGTTCAGTACAAGCCGTTCCGCGCGAATCCGGACGACACCGACGTCGTGGTCCGCTCGGTCGTGATGAACAACGGCTCGCCGGTCGAACTCGACTATCGTCTGTACAAGACGGCGCAAGGCTGGCGCGTGTACGACATCAACGTGCTCGGCGCGTGGCTCATTCAGGCGTATCAACAGCAGTTCAACGAGCAGATCTCGCAGAACGGCGTGGGCGGTCTGCTGCAGTTCCTGACGCAACGTAACCAGCAACTCGCGGGCGGCAAGGCATCGTGA
- a CDS encoding VacJ family lipoprotein, translating into MQAMVMRRAIIGASAMALVGCATVTTPTKGDPFESYNRTMFTINDTVDQYAFKPVAKGYVWAVPEPVRNSVTNFFSNIGDVYIAANNLLQLKIADGVSDIMRVAINTVFGVGGLFDVATIAKLPKHAGDFGLTLGHYGMPSGPYVVLPLLGPSTVRDSAGLVVDYFGNPLTYVSPDSVSWALYGVNLINVRANLLGATDVLADAALDKYSFVRNAYLQRRQYLISGGENDAPDYGEAPLPNYGDTEGAAPADGASATAAAPASGTAAAPAPASGPSNTVPGNQYVPPAGFPSFRLR; encoded by the coding sequence ATGCAGGCGATGGTGATGCGGCGCGCGATCATCGGGGCGAGCGCCATGGCGCTCGTCGGTTGCGCGACGGTGACGACGCCGACCAAGGGAGACCCGTTCGAGAGCTACAACCGGACGATGTTCACGATCAACGATACCGTCGATCAATACGCGTTCAAGCCGGTGGCGAAGGGTTATGTCTGGGCGGTGCCGGAGCCGGTGCGCAACAGCGTGACCAACTTCTTCTCGAATATCGGCGACGTGTATATCGCCGCGAACAACCTGCTGCAGTTGAAGATCGCGGACGGCGTGTCGGACATCATGCGTGTCGCGATCAATACGGTGTTCGGCGTCGGCGGTCTGTTCGACGTCGCGACCATCGCGAAGCTGCCGAAGCACGCCGGTGATTTCGGCCTGACGCTCGGCCACTATGGCATGCCGTCCGGCCCGTATGTCGTGCTGCCGCTGCTCGGGCCGAGCACCGTGCGGGATTCCGCTGGCCTTGTCGTCGACTATTTCGGCAATCCGCTCACCTATGTGAGCCCGGATTCGGTGAGCTGGGCGCTGTATGGCGTGAACCTCATCAATGTGCGCGCGAATCTGCTGGGCGCGACTGACGTGCTCGCCGACGCCGCGCTCGACAAATATTCGTTCGTACGCAACGCGTACCTGCAACGCCGTCAGTATCTGATCTCCGGCGGCGAGAATGATGCGCCGGATTACGGCGAAGCGCCGTTGCCGAACTATGGCGATACCGAAGGCGCGGCCCCTGCGGACGGGGCATCGGCCACAGCCGCCGCGCCGGCATCGGGCACGGCCGCTGCGCCTGCTCCCGCAAGTGGGCCCAGCAACACGGTGCCGGGCAATCAGTACGTTCCGCCGGCGGGTTTCCCTTCATTCCGCTTGCGTTGA
- the mlaD gene encoding outer membrane lipid asymmetry maintenance protein MlaD, whose product MKKTALDFWVGLFVVLGFVALLFLALKAGNMSSLSFQPTYAVKLKFDNIGGLKARAPVKSAGVTVGRVGGIGFDANTYQAVVTIDIDKQYQFPMDSSAKILTSGLLGEQYIGLEPGGDDQMLKNGDTITMTQSAVVLENLIGQFLYNKAADSGASKSSAAPAAPAPAPAFPGAASAMGASGAAQ is encoded by the coding sequence ATGAAAAAGACTGCTCTCGACTTTTGGGTCGGCCTCTTCGTGGTGCTCGGCTTCGTGGCGCTGCTGTTTCTCGCGCTGAAGGCGGGCAACATGAGCTCACTGTCGTTTCAGCCAACTTACGCGGTGAAACTCAAGTTCGACAACATCGGCGGCCTCAAGGCGCGCGCGCCCGTCAAGAGCGCGGGCGTGACGGTCGGGCGTGTCGGCGGCATCGGCTTCGATGCGAACACGTACCAGGCCGTCGTGACGATCGATATCGACAAGCAGTATCAGTTTCCGATGGACTCGTCCGCGAAGATCCTGACCTCGGGCCTGCTCGGCGAGCAGTACATCGGCCTCGAACCGGGCGGCGACGACCAGATGTTGAAGAACGGCGACACCATCACGATGACGCAATCGGCCGTGGTGCTCGAGAACCTGATCGGCCAGTTCCTCTACAACAAGGCGGCGGATTCCGGCGCCTCGAAATCATCGGCGGCGCCGGCAGCGCCCGCGCCCGCACCGGCTTTCCCCGGCGCGGCGAGCGCGATGGGCGCGTCGGGCGCGGCTCAATAA
- the mlaE gene encoding lipid asymmetry maintenance ABC transporter permease subunit MlaE, producing the protein MISALGRWVLDGFGTAGYATRMFVRLVLEFFSLLRRPRLVTKQIHFVGNYSLVIIAVSGLFVGFVLGLQGYYTLSRYGSEQALGLLVALSLTRELGPVVTALLFAGRAGTSLTAEIGLMKAGEQLTAMEMMAVDPLKVVVAPRMWAGIIAMPVLAAIFSAVGIVGGYVVGVILIGVDPGAFWSQMQGGVDVWRDVGNGVVKSIVFGFAVTFIALFQGYEARPTPEGVSRATTKTVVYASLAVLGLDFLLTALMFS; encoded by the coding sequence ATGATCAGCGCGCTCGGACGCTGGGTGCTCGACGGTTTCGGCACCGCGGGCTACGCGACGCGCATGTTCGTGCGCCTCGTGCTCGAATTCTTTTCGCTGTTGCGCCGGCCGCGCCTCGTCACGAAACAGATCCACTTCGTCGGCAATTATTCGCTCGTCATCATCGCGGTGTCGGGGCTGTTCGTCGGATTCGTGCTCGGCTTGCAGGGCTATTACACGCTGAGCCGCTACGGCTCGGAACAGGCGCTCGGCCTGCTCGTCGCGTTGTCGCTCACACGCGAACTGGGCCCGGTCGTGACGGCGCTGCTGTTCGCGGGGCGCGCGGGCACTTCGCTCACCGCCGAAATCGGGCTGATGAAGGCGGGCGAACAGCTCACCGCGATGGAAATGATGGCGGTCGATCCGCTGAAAGTGGTTGTCGCGCCGCGCATGTGGGCGGGCATCATCGCCATGCCGGTGCTGGCGGCCATTTTCAGCGCGGTCGGCATCGTCGGCGGCTATGTCGTCGGCGTGATACTGATCGGCGTCGATCCCGGCGCGTTCTGGTCGCAGATGCAAGGTGGCGTGGACGTGTGGCGCGATGTCGGCAACGGCGTCGTCAAGAGCATCGTGTTCGGCTTCGCGGTGACGTTCATCGCGTTGTTTCAGGGCTACGAGGCAAGACCAACGCCGGAAGGCGTGTCGCGCGCGACGACGAAAACCGTCGTGTACGCGTCGCTCGCCGTACTCGGGCTCGATTTCCTGCTGACCGCACTGATGTTCAGCTAA
- a CDS encoding ABC transporter ATP-binding protein — MPASSETLLELRDVDFGYGDRLILSDLNMRFTRGQVVAVMGGSGCGKTTTLRLIGGLVKASRGQVMFGGQDVGAQTREGLYALRRKMGMLFQFGALFTDQTVFENVAFPLREHTDLPEALIRDLVLMKLNAVGLRGARDLAPSEISGGMARRVALARAIALDPQLMMYDEPFAGLDPISLGITAKLIRTINDALGATSILVTHDVPESFAIADYVYFIANGGIHAEGTPAELRASQDPTVRQFIDGTPDGPFKFHYASTPLGADFGIGGQA, encoded by the coding sequence GTGCCTGCCTCTTCCGAGACTCTGTTAGAGCTACGCGACGTCGATTTTGGCTACGGCGACCGGCTCATTCTGTCGGACCTGAACATGCGTTTCACGCGTGGGCAGGTGGTCGCGGTCATGGGCGGCTCCGGCTGCGGCAAGACCACGACCTTGCGTCTGATCGGCGGCCTCGTGAAGGCGAGCCGCGGTCAGGTGATGTTCGGCGGACAGGACGTCGGCGCGCAAACGCGCGAGGGTCTGTACGCGCTGCGTCGCAAGATGGGCATGCTGTTCCAGTTCGGCGCGCTTTTCACCGACCAGACCGTGTTCGAGAACGTGGCCTTCCCGCTGCGCGAGCACACCGATCTTCCCGAAGCGCTGATCCGCGATCTCGTGCTGATGAAGCTCAACGCCGTCGGCCTGCGCGGCGCGCGCGATCTCGCGCCGTCGGAGATTTCCGGCGGCATGGCGCGCCGCGTGGCGCTCGCCCGCGCAATCGCGCTGGATCCCCAACTGATGATGTACGACGAGCCCTTCGCCGGCCTCGATCCCATTTCGCTCGGCATCACCGCGAAGCTCATCCGCACGATCAACGACGCGCTCGGCGCGACCTCCATTCTCGTGACGCACGACGTGCCCGAATCGTTCGCGATCGCGGACTACGTGTATTTCATCGCCAACGGCGGCATCCACGCCGAAGGCACGCCGGCGGAACTGCGCGCATCGCAGGACCCGACCGTGCGCCAGTTCATCGACGGCACGCCGGACGGCCCGTTCAAGTTCCACTACGCGAGCACGCCGCTCGGCGCGGATTTCGGCATCGGAGGGCAGGCATGA
- the thiE gene encoding thiamine phosphate synthase, whose protein sequence is MSLLNREVFWPPADELVEVAERIRARLGNWPVAETRWRICLTAPESPKADDLIVFTEPHDADTGRLATSGAALLEAHGGRVTLRRVDERFALEGEWSDDWLAALAAFLDCNFEPHDALTLALAWRAGDENKDDAWPVDFATFPRVADLPPAPEGGFPACPDRLGLYPVLPSAEWVERVLELGVRTTQLRRKTTDAADLQREIARSVEAGRRHDAQLFINDHWREAIDAGAYGVHLGQEDVETADLAAIAKAGLCLGLSTHGYYEMLRALHFKPSYLALGAVFPTTTKVMPTKPQGLARLARYVRLLAGRVPLVAIGGIDARVMPDVLATGVASAAVVRAVTEAPDTASAVSALQQMFAGQR, encoded by the coding sequence ATGAGCTTGCTGAATCGCGAAGTGTTCTGGCCGCCCGCGGACGAACTCGTCGAAGTCGCGGAGCGGATTCGCGCGCGTCTGGGCAACTGGCCCGTGGCCGAGACGCGCTGGCGTATTTGCCTGACCGCGCCGGAATCGCCGAAAGCGGACGATCTGATCGTCTTCACCGAACCGCACGACGCGGACACCGGGCGGCTCGCGACCAGCGGCGCGGCGCTGCTCGAAGCGCACGGCGGGCGCGTTACGCTGCGGCGCGTCGACGAGCGTTTTGCGCTGGAAGGCGAATGGTCGGATGATTGGCTGGCCGCGCTCGCCGCGTTCCTCGACTGCAATTTCGAACCGCACGACGCGCTTACGCTCGCACTCGCCTGGCGCGCCGGCGACGAGAACAAGGACGACGCGTGGCCCGTCGACTTCGCGACTTTCCCGCGCGTGGCCGATTTGCCGCCCGCGCCCGAAGGCGGATTTCCGGCGTGCCCGGATCGCCTCGGCCTTTATCCGGTGCTGCCGAGCGCCGAATGGGTCGAGCGCGTGCTCGAACTCGGCGTGCGCACCACGCAACTGCGCCGCAAGACGACCGACGCCGCGGATCTCCAGCGAGAAATCGCACGTTCGGTCGAAGCGGGACGCCGACACGACGCGCAGCTTTTCATCAACGATCACTGGCGCGAAGCGATCGACGCAGGCGCGTACGGCGTCCATCTGGGTCAGGAAGACGTCGAGACCGCCGATCTCGCTGCGATCGCGAAGGCCGGCCTGTGTCTCGGGCTTTCGACGCACGGCTATTACGAGATGTTGCGCGCGCTGCATTTCAAACCGAGCTATCTGGCGCTCGGCGCGGTTTTCCCGACCACGACGAAGGTCATGCCGACGAAACCGCAAGGTCTCGCACGACTCGCACGCTACGTGCGGCTGCTGGCGGGCCGCGTGCCGCTCGTCGCGATCGGCGGAATCGACGCCAGGGTGATGCCGGATGTGCTCGCGACGGGCGTCGCCAGCGCGGCAGTGGTGCGCGCGGTGACCGAGGCGCCCGACACGGCGTCGGCGGTTTCGGCTCTGCAACAGATGTTTGCAGGTCAACGGTGA